One region of Gossypium raimondii isolate GPD5lz chromosome 6, ASM2569854v1, whole genome shotgun sequence genomic DNA includes:
- the LOC105773805 gene encoding uncharacterized protein LOC105773805 isoform X1: MNPIASGVDKIKGFVHDLVKGRDYSSRRNPIEILKRLQRESFSDLMKLRERQDKVERLLSFYKTSKENPFEGSNTLLRGEVDFLAALLLMSKVDDEHWDGVDQAGIRTMVDSRFRFATTVGGKDTFGVEFMANQKRIENSNGDVYGTPLTLSKLFYKGSAGDWFSAIAIPFGAQFRDLNVTSASSLQEEKGLTDLSFRPPMLHQHNGGAIGVTVRRSNIIASLAQSFRGMGNEHCFSTFGQVVCQLPIRLKLSFLGLCRGPKLASRNFRLGALALPVGLSRYLEDVDTVNEEAFMPSDTNAPESGSVAIMLESELDEYQRLGGWIEMKQTNPKILQWAVNLSDTSEDVFGWGVSVGGVVEGPRNWDHFQVESYVKLNLGKRCSLKPGIAYVVDGNSRTLALALRSNCSF; the protein is encoded by the exons ATGAATCCCATAGCTTCTGGAGTGGACAAAATAAAAGGGTTCGTTCACGACTTAGTTAAAGGCCGTGATTACTCATCTCGCCGCAATCCg ATTGAAATCTTGAAGCGGTTGCAGCGAGAATCATTTTCAGACCTCATGAAACTCCGAGAGCGACAAGACAAAGTCGAACGTTTACTTTCCTTCTACAAAACATCCAAAGAGAATCCATTCGAAGGATCGAATACCCTTTTGAGAGGGGAAGTTGATTTTCTCGCAGCTTTATTGTTAATGTCCAAGGTCGACGACGAACATTGGGACGGGGTTGATCAGGCAGGAATCAGAACTATGGTTGATTCCAGGTTTAGATTTGCAACCACTGTTGGGGGCAAAGATACCTTTGGGGTTGAATTCATGGCTAATCAGAAAAGGATTGAAAATAGTAATGGCGATGTCTATGGAACCCCACTCACGCTATCTAAGTTGTTCTATAAAGGAAGTGCTGGTGATTGGTTTTCTGCTATCGCAATTCCATTTGGAGCTCAGTTTAGAGATTTGAATGTTACCTCGGCCTCTTCCCTTCAG GAGGAAAAGGGCCTCACTGATTTATCATTTCGACCACCTATGTTGCATCAGCATAATGGAGGTGCAATTGGGGTGACAGTGAGAAGATCGAATATCATTGCTTCGCTGGCTCAATCCTTCCGAGGAATGGGAAATGAACATTGCTTCAGTACGTTTGGACAAGTTGTTTGTCAACTTCCAATAAGATTGAAACTCTCATTTTTAGGCCTTTGCCGAGGGCCTAAATTGGCTAGTCGTAATTTCCGCCTTGGAGCCCTTGCGCTTCCGGTTGGATTGTCTAGATATCTTGAAGATGTTGATACAGTAAATGAGGAAGCTTTTATGCCTTCAGACACAAACGCCCCAGAATCTGGATCTGTTGCCATAATGCTGGAGTCTGAACTTGATGAATACCAAAGACTTGGAGGTTGGATTGAGATGAAACAAACAAATCCGAAAATTTTACAATGGGCTGTTAATTTGTCTGATACTTCTGAAGATGTATTTGGTTGGGGTGTGAGTGTTGGGGGGGTTGTTGAAGGTCCTAGAAATTGGGACCACTTTCAGGTTGAATCCTACGTGAAACTTAACCTGGGTAAGAGATGTAGCTTGAAGCCCGGTATTGCTTATGTAGTAGATGGAAATTCCAGAACCCTGGCCCTTGCACTTCGATCTAATTGTTCCTTCTGA
- the LOC105773805 gene encoding uncharacterized protein LOC105773805 isoform X2 encodes MNPIASGVDKIKGFVHDLVKGRDYSSRRNPRESFSDLMKLRERQDKVERLLSFYKTSKENPFEGSNTLLRGEVDFLAALLLMSKVDDEHWDGVDQAGIRTMVDSRFRFATTVGGKDTFGVEFMANQKRIENSNGDVYGTPLTLSKLFYKGSAGDWFSAIAIPFGAQFRDLNVTSASSLQEEKGLTDLSFRPPMLHQHNGGAIGVTVRRSNIIASLAQSFRGMGNEHCFSTFGQVVCQLPIRLKLSFLGLCRGPKLASRNFRLGALALPVGLSRYLEDVDTVNEEAFMPSDTNAPESGSVAIMLESELDEYQRLGGWIEMKQTNPKILQWAVNLSDTSEDVFGWGVSVGGVVEGPRNWDHFQVESYVKLNLGKRCSLKPGIAYVVDGNSRTLALALRSNCSF; translated from the exons ATGAATCCCATAGCTTCTGGAGTGGACAAAATAAAAGGGTTCGTTCACGACTTAGTTAAAGGCCGTGATTACTCATCTCGCCGCAATCCg CGAGAATCATTTTCAGACCTCATGAAACTCCGAGAGCGACAAGACAAAGTCGAACGTTTACTTTCCTTCTACAAAACATCCAAAGAGAATCCATTCGAAGGATCGAATACCCTTTTGAGAGGGGAAGTTGATTTTCTCGCAGCTTTATTGTTAATGTCCAAGGTCGACGACGAACATTGGGACGGGGTTGATCAGGCAGGAATCAGAACTATGGTTGATTCCAGGTTTAGATTTGCAACCACTGTTGGGGGCAAAGATACCTTTGGGGTTGAATTCATGGCTAATCAGAAAAGGATTGAAAATAGTAATGGCGATGTCTATGGAACCCCACTCACGCTATCTAAGTTGTTCTATAAAGGAAGTGCTGGTGATTGGTTTTCTGCTATCGCAATTCCATTTGGAGCTCAGTTTAGAGATTTGAATGTTACCTCGGCCTCTTCCCTTCAG GAGGAAAAGGGCCTCACTGATTTATCATTTCGACCACCTATGTTGCATCAGCATAATGGAGGTGCAATTGGGGTGACAGTGAGAAGATCGAATATCATTGCTTCGCTGGCTCAATCCTTCCGAGGAATGGGAAATGAACATTGCTTCAGTACGTTTGGACAAGTTGTTTGTCAACTTCCAATAAGATTGAAACTCTCATTTTTAGGCCTTTGCCGAGGGCCTAAATTGGCTAGTCGTAATTTCCGCCTTGGAGCCCTTGCGCTTCCGGTTGGATTGTCTAGATATCTTGAAGATGTTGATACAGTAAATGAGGAAGCTTTTATGCCTTCAGACACAAACGCCCCAGAATCTGGATCTGTTGCCATAATGCTGGAGTCTGAACTTGATGAATACCAAAGACTTGGAGGTTGGATTGAGATGAAACAAACAAATCCGAAAATTTTACAATGGGCTGTTAATTTGTCTGATACTTCTGAAGATGTATTTGGTTGGGGTGTGAGTGTTGGGGGGGTTGTTGAAGGTCCTAGAAATTGGGACCACTTTCAGGTTGAATCCTACGTGAAACTTAACCTGGGTAAGAGATGTAGCTTGAAGCCCGGTATTGCTTATGTAGTAGATGGAAATTCCAGAACCCTGGCCCTTGCACTTCGATCTAATTGTTCCTTCTGA